In a genomic window of Quercus lobata isolate SW786 chromosome 4, ValleyOak3.0 Primary Assembly, whole genome shotgun sequence:
- the LOC115987243 gene encoding exopolygalacturonase-like: MGKNFSITTVSLLLLLTSTNAGQVFDIKSYGAQTNGDITQALTQAWKAACAVAGSKVVISTGTYKLGLVTLLGPCKGAIEFNLQGTLQAPSDIESFKGKDGWVVFERIDSLTVSGGGVFDGHGQMAWQKNNCAKKYNCDILPINIRFNFITNSIVQDITSKDSKFFHINLLECKNLQFQHVTITAPRDSPNTDGIHIGRSSQINITNANIGTGDDCISIGDGTQDITIKQVTCGPGHGISIGSLGRYENEQPVSGIRVIGATLSNTENGVRIKTWPASPSGTASDIHFENVIMDNVGNPVLIDQNYCPNNQCSNESPSNVKINNVSFKNITGTSTTLEAVKLVCSKSVPCQQVVVADIDLAYKGSGSATSTCVNVRPAVSGKQNPSACTKKI; the protein is encoded by the exons ATGGGAAAGAATTTTAGCATTACAACAGTTTCCTTGCTATTGCTGTTGACATCCACCAATGCTGGGCAGGTCTTTGACATTAAATCATATGGAGCACAAACTAACGGCGATATCACTCAG GCTTTGACACAAGCTTGGAAAGCTGCGTGTGCAGTAGCAGGaagtaaagttgtgatttcaaCAGGGACTTACAAACTAGGTTTAGTGACTTTGTTGGGTCCATGCAAAGGTGCTATTGAGTTTAACCTTCAGGGCACTCTACAAGCCCCATCGGACATTGAATCCTTCAAAGGGAAAGATGGTTGGGTTGTTTTTGAAAGGATTGACAGTCTTACTGTGTCAGGCGGTGGAGTTTTTGATGGCCATGGACAAATGgcatggcaaaaaaataattgtgcGAAAAAGTACAATTGTGACATACTTCCTATT AATATAAGGTTCAACTTCATCACTAATTCAATAGTCCAAGACATTACATCGAAGGACAGCAAATTTTTCCATATCAACCTTTTGGAATGCAAGAATTTGCAATTCCAACATGTTACCATAACTGCACCGAGAGATAGCCCCAACACTGATGGAATCCACATAGGACGGTCATCTCAGATCAACATTACCAATGCCAATATTGGAACAGGTGATGATTGCATCTCCATTGGTGATGGAACCCAAGATATTACTATTAAGCAAGTAACTTGTGGACCTGGCCATGGTATCAGCATTGGAAGTCTTGGAAGGTACGAAAACGAACAACCTGTTTCAGGAATCAGAGTTATTGGTGCCACTCTTAGCAATACAGAAAATGGTGTTAGAATCAAAACATGGCCTGCTTCCCCTTCTGGGACTGCTTCTGATATACATTTCGAGAATGTTATCATGGACAATGTTGGCAATCCTGTCCTCATTGATCAAAACTACTGCCCAAACAATCAATGCTCAAATGAG tCTCCCTCTAATGTTAAGATCAACAATGTTAGCTTCAAGAACATTACAGGAACTTCTACAACATTGGAAGCTGTGAAGCTTGTTTGCAGTAAGAGTGTACCGTGCCAACAAGTGGTGGTTGCTGACATTGATCTCGCATACAAGGGAAGTGGATCTGCTACTTCCACTTGTGTTAATGTCCGACCTGCGGTTTCAGGCAAGCAAAACCCTTCTGCttgtaccaaaaaaatttag
- the LOC115987245 gene encoding succinate-semialdehyde dehydrogenase, mitochondrial-like isoform X2 — MSTSMRATHTFTKLLSPSSHSFSLRPSASLLTRHQMSTEAENVIARLKNSGLLLSQGLIAGKWIDAHDRKTIKVCNPATSEVIVDVPCMGQKETNDAIPSAYESFYSWSKLTATERSKYLRKWYDLLIAHKEDLGQLFNLRARKTSERIPG, encoded by the exons ATGAGCACGTCGATGAGAGCAACACACACATTCACCAAGCTTTTATCGCCTTCTTCGCATTCGTTTTCTCTTCGACCCTCTGCTTCTCTCCTCACTCGCCATCAG ATGAGTACGGAGGCTGAGAATGTTATTGCTCGGCTCAAGAATTCGGGTTTGTTACTTAGCCAAGGCCTCATTGCTGGGAAATGGATCGATGCCCATGACAGGAAAACTATCAAG GTTTGCAATCCAGCAACTAGTGAAGTTATAGTAGATGTCCCATGCATGGGTCAGAAGGAGACAAATGATGCAATACCTTCAGCATATGAGTCATTTTATT CTTGGAGCAAACTGACAGCTACCGAAAGGAGCAAATATCTAAGGAAATG GTATGATCTACTAATTGCCCATAAAGAAGATCTTGGACAGCTTTTTAACCTTAGAGCAAGGAAAACCTCTGAAAGAATCCCTGGGTGA
- the LOC115987245 gene encoding succinate-semialdehyde dehydrogenase, mitochondrial-like isoform X3, with the protein MSTEAENVIARLKNSGLLLSQGLIAGKWIDAHDRKTIKVCNPATSEVIVDVPCMGQKETNDAIPSAYESFYSWSKLTATERSKYLRKWYDLLIAHKEDLGQLFNLRARKTSERIPG; encoded by the exons ATGAGTACGGAGGCTGAGAATGTTATTGCTCGGCTCAAGAATTCGGGTTTGTTACTTAGCCAAGGCCTCATTGCTGGGAAATGGATCGATGCCCATGACAGGAAAACTATCAAG GTTTGCAATCCAGCAACTAGTGAAGTTATAGTAGATGTCCCATGCATGGGTCAGAAGGAGACAAATGATGCAATACCTTCAGCATATGAGTCATTTTATT CTTGGAGCAAACTGACAGCTACCGAAAGGAGCAAATATCTAAGGAAATG GTATGATCTACTAATTGCCCATAAAGAAGATCTTGGACAGCTTTTTAACCTTAGAGCAAGGAAAACCTCTGAAAGAATCCCTGGGTGA